A part of Nitrospinota bacterium genomic DNA contains:
- a CDS encoding alanine--glyoxylate aminotransferase family protein yields the protein MMKKYLLAPGPTPVREEVALKMAQPMMHHRTPQFSAIFGEAAEDAKYLFQTKQDVLILACTGTGGMEGCITNLFSPGDKVLVINGGKFGERWGKISEAYGLTVVWHTVEWGQAANPKDIESILNQDKDIKGILVQASETSTTAAQPIEGLSKLTRDRDDVLLVVDAITGLGVFNLPMDEWGIDAMITGSQKALELPPGLALLSLSEKAWKFNEKSKCPRFYFDFKKERKNLADKTSAYTPAVSLVIGLREVLKNIKEEGLQNVFQRHNRLARATRAAVSAMGLKLVAPDAPADSATGAFVPEGVDGGKLVKSIRDDFGVTLAGGQDQWKGKIVRIAHLGYIGTFDIIIAISALEMALAKMGAKVEFGKGIAAAQKILLEGH from the coding sequence ATGATGAAAAAATATTTACTCGCTCCCGGCCCGACTCCCGTACGGGAAGAAGTCGCCTTGAAAATGGCGCAACCCATGATGCACCACCGCACCCCACAGTTCAGCGCTATTTTTGGGGAAGCCGCGGAAGACGCCAAATACCTCTTTCAAACCAAACAGGATGTATTGATTCTCGCCTGTACAGGCACGGGCGGCATGGAAGGGTGTATAACCAATCTGTTCTCGCCGGGAGACAAGGTTCTTGTCATCAACGGTGGAAAATTTGGTGAGCGCTGGGGGAAAATTTCAGAGGCCTACGGCCTGACCGTGGTCTGGCACACTGTAGAGTGGGGGCAGGCAGCCAACCCAAAAGATATAGAATCCATTTTAAATCAAGATAAAGATATCAAAGGCATTCTGGTACAGGCATCGGAAACCTCCACGACCGCCGCTCAGCCCATAGAGGGGCTTTCCAAACTGACCCGCGACCGGGACGATGTTTTACTGGTGGTCGATGCGATTACCGGGTTGGGCGTTTTCAATCTGCCGATGGACGAATGGGGAATCGACGCCATGATCACCGGTTCGCAAAAGGCCCTGGAGTTGCCTCCGGGACTGGCTCTTCTCTCCCTGAGTGAAAAAGCCTGGAAATTTAATGAAAAATCCAAGTGCCCCCGGTTCTATTTCGATTTCAAGAAAGAACGCAAAAATCTTGCTGACAAAACCTCGGCTTACACCCCTGCCGTATCGCTGGTCATCGGGCTGCGTGAAGTGCTGAAAAACATCAAGGAAGAGGGTTTACAAAACGTGTTCCAACGCCATAACCGTCTGGCAAGAGCCACCCGTGCGGCAGTAAGCGCAATGGGTCTGAAACTGGTCGCTCCCGATGCTCCCGCAGACAGCGCCACAGGCGCCTTTGTGCCGGAAGGCGTGGACGGCGGCAAACTGGTGAAAAGCATCCGCGATGATTTCGGAGTCACCCTGGCCGGCGGGCAGGACCAGTGGAAAGGAAAAATCGTAAGAATCGCTCATCTGGGCTACATCGGCACTTTCGACATCATCATCGCCATTTCCGCCTTGGAGATGGCCTTGGCCAAGATGGGAGCCAAGGTGGAATTTGGTAAAGGTATCGCCGCGGCGCAGAAAATATTATTGGAAGGACACTGA